The nucleotide window ggtgcttcctgctttagtttttgcttgtaagcaggaattaggaggatataattatggtcagatttgagagggggcagtcgttctcccctgcCTGGAACATTCCATTGCTTTGGGAAAATCTGCTGATCAAGTCAGCTGATCACAGGCCCTATCTGGTGGGGTAACAGACCCCATTCCTGCCTGTTTGTTTCGTTGAATTTAGGGTTGCAGAGAGACAACAGGTCAGAAGAACTCTGCACCACCGCAACTTGTTGATGGACCACCCACATGGACAATCATCAAGCCTGGACTTCCTAACTGTGTGTTAGTGCATAACTGACAACGTAAGTGGACTTGTAGCTGGTTAGGGTTCAGTTTTACACATTTCATTTGTCATTGGTTGTTGTTACACAATCCAAGATGGCCTACCGGTGACGTCATCAAGCCTGGTCACTTCCTGTTATGGTCGTAGCCCCATCCAAGATGGCAGCCCTCATGGCCATATTATTTTTTACATGCTAGCCTAGCAACAGTAGCTTAGCACACTACTGCTAGCTGCTATTGTATATACTGGTCTATTGTAGGCTATGCTAGCCCTCTTGAGTAATATGCTACCATTACTGCTATGTAGCATGTTAGCCCACTAGTCCTAGCTATTACAGCTATTgcttatactatactgtatactatagtcTTATAGTGGGCCCTGAccatactgtgtatatatacggTTCTATCATGTGTTGTGTTAGCCTACTGCTATTAGCTACCAATGTGTAGCCTATGTGCCATTTTCTGCTATTTCCTATTTACATTTGCAGCTATTTATGCCATATCACAATACTATTTACTATACAGTTATTATTCATTCTAGTGCTACCGTTATTGCATAGCCATAACTGACTGAAAACTGTGTAATACATGCACTCTAtttctgggtctgaaccccgccctaagcaactgggtcctggacttcctgacgggccacccccaggtggtgaaggtaggaaacaacacctccacttcgctgatcctcaacactggggccccacaagggtgcgtacatagccccctcctgtactcccatgactgtgtggccaagcacgccttcaactcaatcatcaagtttgcagacgacacagcagtagtaggcttgattaccaacaatgacgagacagcctacagggaggaggtgagggctctggtagtgtggtgccaggtaaataacctctcacttaacgtcaacaaaacaaaggagatgatcgcaGACTTCTGGAAACAGTATAGGGAACACCCCCATATCCACATctatgggaccgcagtggagaaggtggaaagcttcaagttccttggcgtacatatcactgacaatctgaaatggtccacccacacagacagtgtggtgaagaaggtgcaacactgcctcttcaacctcaggaggctgaagaaattcagcttggcccctaaaaccctcaaacttttacagatgtacaattgagagcatcctgtcgggctgtatcaccgcctggtacggcaactgcaccgcccgcaaccgcagggctctccagaaggtggtgcggtctgcccaacgcatcaccaggggcaaactaccagccatccaggacacctacagcacccgatgtcacaggaaggccaaaaagataacaACCACCCGAaacactgcctgttcaccctgctatcatccagaaggtgaggtcagtacaggtgcaccaaagctgggacagagagactgaaaaacagcttctatctcaaggccatcagactgttaaatagccttcactagcacattagagtctGCTGCCcatatacatagattagaaatcactggccactttaataaatggaacactactcactttaataatgtttacatatcttgcattactcatctcatatgtatatactgttttctatactattctactgtatcttagtctatgccactctgacattgctcgtccatatatttattgatatattcttaattccattgctttacttagatttgtgtgtattgggtatatgttgtgaaattgttagatattactgcactgtcggagctagaaacacaagcattttgctacacccgcaataacatctgctaaacacgtgtatgtgaccaataaattgTGATTTGATGGCGCTCTTTTTCAGACTGTGCTTTACCAACATCAAAACGGGAAACTACGTGTCAGGGTATGGGTCCAGAACGCTAACATGCTGACCTGACCGCCCGCATTGCGTacgcgagcgttgcaaaataaatgtacacatacatgttattcaatcattgcacccacactgctcgcgcACGTCAACGAGCATCtgtgtagccaggcgctaaaatagaacttggttctatttgtgacgctcgacacgctgcaagtcccgcctctcccatcggtttttaggagcatatacatttacattttagtagaagctcttaaccagagcgatttaaagttagtgagagcatacattttcatactgccccccagtgggaaacgaacccacaaccctggcgttgtaagcgccatgctctaccaactgagctacaggggactcgtACGTTGGTGATCGAAAGATGAAcggaggtccacactccagtccagttggtggtggtaatgcaccttaaagttagttgccaaccgccatatataTTAAAAAGAAATGGCAGCAACAGCCAAATTAAATTAAAAAGAAATGGTAGCAAACTGTAGCTCTACTAGGCATCTTCCATCAGGTGCAAACAcctgtcctaatgagttactgacaccatctttACCCATAACCTTTCATTGTCTATTTTGCAGGTAAACCATAGGTGTCCACCAGGTGTCACAATAGCATCCATAAAAGGCTTCTAACATACATATTTAACATATATACCAGTtttaataaactcagcaaaaaaagaaacgtcctctcactgtcaactgcgtttattttcagcaaacttaacatgtgtaaatatttgtaggaacataacaagattcaacaactgagacataaactgaacacgttccacagacatgtgactaacagaaattgaataatgtgtccctgaacaaaggggggagtcaaaatcaaaagtaacagtcagtatctggtgtggccaccagctgcatgaagtactgcagtgcatctcctcctcatggactgcaccagatttgccagttcttgctctgagatgttaccccactcttccaccaaggcacctgcaagttcccggacatttctgggggggaatggccctagccctcactctccaatccaacaggtcccagacgtgctcaatgggattgagatccgggctcttcgctggccacgGCAGAAcattgacattcctgtcttgcaggaaatcacgcacagaacgagcagtatggctggtgacattgtcattttacatttacattttagtcatttagcagatgctcttatccagagcgacttacagttagtgagtgcatacattttcatactgcccccccgtgggaaacgaacccacaaccctggcgttgcgagcgccatgttctaccaactgagctacaggggactaggaggatgtcttccctgtaacgcacagcgttgagattgcctgcaatgacaacaagctcagtccgatgatgctgtgacacaccgccccagaccatgacggaccctccacctccaaatcgatcccgctccagagtacaggcctcggtgaaacgctcattccttcgacaataaacgcgaatccgaccatcacccctggtgagacaaaaccgcgactcgtcagtgaagagcactttctgccagtcctgtctggtccagcgacggtgtgtttgtgcccataggcgacgttgttgccggtgatgtctggtgaggacctgccttacaacaggcctacaagccctcagtccagcctctctcagcctattgcggacagtctgagcacggatggagggattgtgcgttcctggtctaactcgggcagttgttgttgccatcctgtacctgtcccgcaggtgtgatgttcggatgtaccgatcctgtgcaggtgttgttacacatggtctgccactgcgaggacgatcaccTGTCCGTCCCGTCTCCCTGTAGGGCTGTCTTAGACGtttcacagtacggacattgcaatttattgccctggccacatctgcagtcctcatggctccttgcagcatgcctaaggcacgttcacacagatgagcagggaccctgggcatctttcttttggtgtttttcagagtcagtagaaaggcgtctttagtgtcctaaatgacctgtgaccttaattgcctaccgtctgtaagctgttagtgtcttaacgaccgttccacaggtgcatgttcattaattgtttatggttaattgaacaagcaagggaaacagtgtttaaaccctttacaatgaagatctgtgaagttatttggagtTTTACGAATGatttttgaaagacagggtcctgaaaaaggggcgtttctttttttgctgagtttacattccTCTACAATAATAAGCATTTTCTATACATGTATATATCTTTAATAAATCAACCAaaataagttcaatacattttcttTCTTACATCAAAATGGCTCTAACACAAATATtagaacaaatattatggttaaactcaaatatactaattgattaaaaaaacatttatttttggatttaaaaaaaaggtataatctttataAATGATATCAtgaataggactggtggagttatggcacacatgcagttaacaaaaatactgtatatggaaatgtctgctgtaTCCAAAATTATAACCAACTGATTGCAACATTACCCCAAAAATGCAGCATTACAGCAAAAATAGAGGAGGAAAGGGGAGAAGGTAATGAAATGTCTGTCGGCCcagcattaaagaccaaaattgacAAAATAAATTTTAGATAAATAAAAACTAtaacagtttaatttaaggaccaattattttatttttttacagctgGTTGCAAAATAGTTTTCAGATGGACCGATTCCATgtcacatggtttatgaactgatacacaaaacgacgccggattcaaaacttcgtttttctatttaaattattatacaaaattattgcaaccaatagaatgttatatacatattccagtctgtgccagcgaaacagtcctgtaacttAGCACCACTTATGTATTGAgtgtgtcactggtacttcctgtttttgaatttttgcttgtaagtaggaatcaggatgatagagttatggtcagattttccaaatggagggcgagggagagctttgtatgcatctctgtgtgtggagtaaaggtgatctagtatttagtcagccaccaattgtgcaagttctcccacttaaaaagatgagagaggcctgtaactttaatcataggtacacgtcaactatgacagacaaattgagaaaaaaaatccagaaaatcacattgtaggatttttaatgaatttatttgcaaattatggtggaaaataagtatttggtcacctacaaacaagcaagatttctggctctcacagacctgtaacttcttctttaagaggctcctctgtcctccactcgttacatgtattaatggcacctgtttgaacttgttatcagtataaaagacacctgtccacaacctcaaacagtcacactccaaactccactatggccaagaccaaagagctgtcaaaggacaccagaaacaaaattgtagacctgcaccaggctgggaagactgaatctgcaataggtaagcagcttggtttgaagaaatcaactgtgggagcaattattaggaaatggaagacatacaagaccactgataatctcccctcgatctggggctccacgcaagatctcaccccgtggggtcaaaatgatcacaagaacggtgagtaaaaatcccagaaccacacggggggacctagtgaatgacctgcagagagctgggaccaaagtaacaaagcctaccatcagtaacacactacgccgccagggactcaaatcctgcagtgccagacgtgtccccctgtttaagccagtacatgtccaggcccgtctgaagtttgctagagtgcatttagatgatccagaagaggattgggagaatgtcatatggtcagatgaaaccaaaatagaactttttgttaaaactcaactcgtcgtgtttggaggacaaagaatgctgagttgcatccaaagaacaccatacctactgtgaagcatgggggtggaaatatcatgctttggggctgtttttctgcaaagggaccaggacgactgatctgtgtaaaggagaagaatgaatggggcaatgtatcatgagattttgagtgaaaacctccttccatcagcaagagcattgaagatgaaacgtggctgggtctttcagcatgacaatgatcccaaacacaccgcccgggcaacgaaggagtggcttcgtaagaagcatttcaaggtcctggagtggcctagccagtctccagatctcaaccccatagaaaatctttggagggagttgaaagtccgtgttgcccagcgacagccccaaaacatcactgctctagaggagatctgcatggaggaatgggccaaaataccagcaacagtgtgtgaaaaccttgtgaagacttacagaaaacgtttgacctgtgtcattgccaacaaagggtatataacaaagtattgagaaacttttgttattgaccaaatacttattttccaccataatttgcaaataaattcgttaaaaatcctacaatgtgattttctggattttattttctcattttgtctgtcatagttgacgtgtacctatgatgaaaattacaggcctctctcattttttttaagtgggagaacttgcacaattggtggctgactaaatacttttttcccccactgtatctgtcctttactttactatttatatttttgactacttttacttttacttcactacattcctaaagaaaatgatgtactttttactccatacattttccctggcacccaaaagtactcattacattttgaatgtttagcaggacaggaaaatggtctaattcacatacttatcaagagaacattccttgtcatccctactgcctctgatctggcggactcactaaacacatgcttcgtttgtaaattatatctgagtgttggagtgtgcccctggctatccataaaaaaattaaaaataacaatggtgctgtctggtttgcttaatataaggaatttgaaatgatttatacttttgatatttaagtatatttaaaaccaaatacttctagacttttactcaagtaggattttactgggtgactttcacttttacttgagtcattttctattaaggtatctttacttttactaaagtagGACAATtaggtacttttcccaccactgcatactgtatatctctcttttatacactaccagtcaaaagtttggacacacctactcattcaagagtttctttatttttactatttcttacattgtagaataatagtgaagacatcaaaactatgaaataacacgtggaatcatgtagtaaccaaaaacgtgttaaacaaagattcttcaaatagccaccctttgccttgatgacagctttacacactcttggcattctctcaaccagcttcacctggaatgcttttccaacagtcttgaaggagttcccacatatgctgagcacttgttggctgcttttccttcactctgcggtctgactcgtcccaaaccatctcaattggattgaggtctggggattgtggaggccaggtcatctgatgcagcactccgtcactttccttcttggtaaaatagcccttacacagcctggaggtgtgttgggtcattgtcttgttgaaaaacaaatgatagtcccactaagcccaaaccagatgggatggtgtatcgctgcagaatgctgtggtagccatgctggttaagtgtgccttgaattctaaataaatcacagacagtctcaccataaaagcacccccacaccataacacctcctcctctatgctttacggtgggaacttcacatgcagagatcatccgttcacccacaccgcgtctcacaaagacacggcggttggaaccaaaaatctcacatttggactcaagaccaaaggacaaatgtccaccggtctaatgtccattgctcgtttttcttggcccaagcaggtttcttcttcttattggtatcctttagtagtggtttctttgtagcaattcgaccatgaaggtctgattcacatagtcccctctgaacagttgatgttgagatgtgtacttgaactctgtgaagcatttatttgggctgcaatttctgaggctggtaatactctgcagcagaggttttggtggacgcatgactcgaccttcgcctctcctgagcccgttggggagttgcagcgatgagactggatagcaattggatatcacgaagtTGGGGAGAAAAATGGGGTACATTTTACGATTtactaaattaaaatcacttggagctgatttgctgatATTTTTACAATCTTTTACGTccaacaagacaaaacatttttggggccaaataaaatcacctatGGGCCAAATTAGGCCTGcgggctgccagttggggaaccctggtcgacagcttatcatgaggtattctaactcaggcgagcagaacctcaagacttccttaatatttgagATTGTGCACCAGTCTTTGttgacaaagagacacaccccaTGCCGATGCATGGacaacccagccaactgtatattatccatataAGCATAGTATATTGCAGTTCTtaatgtcccgttgataggatagtctcgaacagagcttgtccagtttgttctccagcgattgcacattcgccaatagaacagaggtGTATGGCAAGGAAGCAAAGCACTTAAGAAAAGGGTGGCCCATGGATGTTCCATGGGTGGCTGCGCTGCGCTGCAACTCAACTCTACAGACGGTGGTGTATCACCTGGAGGTGTGCCTaccatcacaccagagaacatcaAAGCTGCACAGCACGAGGACGCTGCAATCAGAGAAGTCATCTCGCTGAAAAACAAAAGATGGAATCCAAATAAGAAAGAGAAAAGCTCATGGGACCAGAAACAAGGAGACTTCTGCATGATTGGATCAAACTGGCACTGAAGAACTTACATGGGCCACATCAGAGCAGACAAAGTGATCCATCTAGTCAGGGAAAGATTCTACTGCCCATTCATGCAGCGTGAAGTAGAAAACAGTGATCAGACAGTGTGCATGTAACAAGCAGAAACATCCCTGTGTTCGAGGTTTTACGTGTCTTTTTGTAGAGCAAAACTTTTTGTGGAAGGTACTACACTGCAAACAGACCCCCCGCACACTCAACGTCGTCGAGATACATAGAGTTTCCTTGAAGCGAGCTGTAGTCTATTGGCTGTTTCTGTttgagtattattattttttgaagtGACAACATGTCTATTTGCTATGGCCTAAAATAAATGTGTTCATATGTGCAAAACAGGGTTTCCGTTTGGAAAAGTGaccgggaagattttaatttCTGACATTTGAGAAGCCTtttgttttataaaaaaaaaaaaaatctaacgaTGATGGATTCACTCCACTCTGAGACTGCATGAGAGGGCCACGAGGAGATGTTGGCACTGCTTTTGGTTaatgtatgtctgtctctgtgtgtgtgttttgaattAAACCAGTGCTTCTGTTTTGAGATTTTAACTACCATGTCCAAGCTCAGTTTTGAGACAAAACCCCTCTTTTGGAAACAAAATGATCAACTGATATGATTATATTCAGATACAGTTTTAGGCTCATGATCCTATTGAGGTGATGCAAAAGGCACAAGCTGGCTTTTCCAAAACAAATTGAAATCATTTTTCTGGGGTCAATAGCCAACAGTGGGAATAGATTAGTACTTTTTACCAGGGctcaaagggctctggtcaaatgtagtgcactttataaggaatagggtgccatttaggactcaGCCTGGGTGTTGTTTAAATGCATGACTGCTTGAATAGGCTCATGTGTTTCCATGTGTCCGTTTTACTCAATCCTGTCTTTGTTTGTCTTGCAGAAACATGAATCAGAGGGGGACAGAACTCTTCTAATGAAAGTCAAGAAGGACCAATGTTTAGTGAGGTCATTTGCAGACTCCAAATTGTAAGCATTGTGCATCCTACTTTTGTTGTATACTTATAAGGTAATTCTGGTCAGTTTACAAATATTATGTCTTGTTAGATTTTTGCCTTGTCATACATGTTCTACCCAAGGGTAATGTAAATATGAATGTCTTTTTGCTAATACAGTCTTCTCACAATTGGTAAAATGTTTTGCTGAATGCATTTAGatgtttttgtgttgttattttcAGTCACACTGTGGCAAGAAAGGAGATCCATGAAAAGGTAATGGACAGCATCTCTAAGCCTGAGTTCTCGTCGCGTAAAGCTAAGGAGGGCTCACCTAGGAAGCTCTACACTCACAATTCCACTTAGTTTAGGAACTGaatgggcattcatatggagaAATCAAATGTCGTATTCAACTGAATTTAGATCAAATTTATCAGTAACTCTTGACTTGCTCTGGCTACTCCCAGGGTTGGACGGAGCAGTGCATTTCCTAAAAATCAAGGTGGTCCCTGACAGTTGGAAGATGGGCATGAATGAGATCTTAGAATCGTCCAGCAGCGACAAGGAGGACACAGAAGGAaaggagagtgaagaggagaaggaggtgctAAGGGTGGTCACGCCATCATGGTGTCCTACCTCCTCAACAACCCTAACAACATCCTGTCggtccccgcaccaaacctacagTATCTCAGCTCCCATGACACCTCTCAGGTAGGGACTGCTGGTTTactaacagacaactactgtacTTCTACAAACTCATTTGTTTATTTGTCTGGATGGAGTTGTATTGACACTAGGTTGATACCAAATATACTTTTGTAATATCTCCTTACATCTTACCTAACCCAAACAGGCTCCACGAGTTACATTCCAAGCCCTGTCCATAGTGGAGCCAGACAGAGTACCCTCCAACATCACAACACCTCCACCCATCATCACAAAAAGGTCAGTCCAACAGTAAATATAGGTCCAACTTAGTTAATTCCCTGACCAAGAAGACAACTAGACACCAGTTGACTGCACAAGGCATCAATGCGTTATAATTATTACTGTAATATTGGATGCTACATCCTTGTAGCTAACTGGTTGTATTGTCCTGTGTGGCTGTCTCCGGCAGCTCCAAGCAGAGGCTGAGCCCCCTACAGGGTAACCCCTTCGCTGCAGATGGTCCAGACAGACCTGCTGCCCCCCTTCCACTTGTACCAGCCCCTGGAGCGCATCATGGAAGAGGCGGAGGGCAAGCTGAATGAGCTGGGCCAAAGGATCTCAGTCATATAGAAGGCCCAGTTGCAGAATAAGATGATCCTCAAGGAGCAATTCAAAGAGTATATGAAGGCCAAAAGCCTGAAAGATGACCCGGGTCAGCCCTTGCCCCTGCAGACCAGCTTCGTACATTGGCCACCCAGCAGTCCAGACTTTAGTATGGTAGATTACCACGACATATACAGCCCTGACCTGCTGAGGCTGATGGTGAGCCAGCAGTAGATGTTGGGGCAGCAGTTGACACCCCTGGAACCGTGCCTTCTCACCCAGGCTCCCGATGGACTCATAGTGGCCTTCCCCGCACAGACCATCACAGACAAGCTGGACGACATCATGGCTGGTGTGAGCAGTTACTGTAGAAACTGGTTCTTCACTTTCCTTAATCTAATAACTAAAAATAGGTACAGTGTTCTGTCCCCCATCCTTTTTCTAATGCTGAATATGGTTTCAATACTATTTCAACATAATTCACAACTGGTTTTAAAATAACTTAAATTCTAATGTAATATGAAGTTATAATATTTTTTAAGTTGACTCTTAacagatctctctctcccctggcagcttcattaaatagtacccccaaacaccagtctcaacgtcaacagtgaagaggcgactccgggttgctgaccttctaggcagagttgcaaagaaaaagccatatctcagactggccaataaaaataaaagattaagatgggcagtctgagat belongs to Coregonus clupeaformis isolate EN_2021a chromosome 1, ASM2061545v1, whole genome shotgun sequence and includes:
- the LOC121582800 gene encoding ankyrin repeat domain-containing protein 17-like → MVSYLLNNPNNILSVPAPNLQYLSSHDTSQAPRVTFQALSIVEPDRVPSNITTPPPIITKSSKQRLSPLQGNPFAADGPDRPAAPLPLVPAPGAHHGRGGGQAE